Proteins found in one Pseudomonas sp. P8_241 genomic segment:
- a CDS encoding BCCT family transporter, which translates to MFYTSTALILLLTAILIIAPQEAGRMLGTAQAWLSRSFGWYYMVVIAAYLIFVVGLAFSSYGKLKLGSKDDTPDFSYGAWAGMLFSSGIGISLLYFGASEPLDHYFNPPEGVSASNLAARQAVQLTFMHWGLHGWAIYALVGLAVAYFAYRHNQPLALRSALYPLVGERWVKGAAGHAVDGFGMFVTLLGLVTNLGIGSLQVSSGLENLFGMEHSNTNLLIVIIVMSTVATIAAVSGVENGIRRLSNLNIVLFSGLLIFVLLFGPTLHLLNGFVQNVGDYLNGVVLKTFDLYVYEGDSEKSDRWLGLWTLFYWAWWISWAPFVGMFIARISRGRTVRELVAGVLLIPLGFTLAWLSIFGNSALDLVMNHGAVELGKTALEQPSMAIYQLLEHYPASKVVIGVSIFVGFVLFLTPADSGAVMMANLSCKGGNVDEDAPHWLRIFWSVVITLVTIGLLFAGNFEAMQTMVVLAGLPFSVVLVFFMFGLHKAMRQDVQIEQEQAQLAERGRRGFSERLTQLDLQPSQSVVQRFMDKQVSPALEDATAQMRAQGLEVQTLLGKSKRCMGVRVEMEEGNPFVYEVSLDGYLATPTESVQSDEARQRFYRAEVYLHNGSQDYDLMGFTQDQITRDVLDQFESHRQLLGRVYS; encoded by the coding sequence GTGTTTTACACCTCTACCGCGTTGATTCTGTTGTTGACCGCCATTCTGATCATCGCCCCGCAAGAGGCCGGCAGAATGCTGGGTACGGCGCAAGCCTGGCTGTCCCGCAGCTTCGGTTGGTACTACATGGTAGTGATCGCCGCCTACCTGATTTTTGTCGTCGGCCTGGCGTTCTCGTCCTACGGCAAACTGAAACTGGGCAGCAAGGACGACACCCCGGACTTCAGCTACGGCGCCTGGGCGGGGATGCTGTTTTCGTCGGGTATCGGCATCTCGCTGCTGTACTTTGGTGCATCGGAGCCGCTCGACCACTACTTCAATCCGCCGGAAGGCGTCTCCGCCAGCAACCTCGCGGCACGTCAGGCGGTTCAACTGACATTCATGCACTGGGGCCTGCATGGCTGGGCGATCTATGCGCTGGTGGGGTTGGCGGTGGCATATTTTGCGTATCGCCATAACCAGCCGCTGGCGCTGCGCTCGGCGTTGTATCCGCTGGTGGGCGAGCGTTGGGTCAAAGGCGCTGCCGGCCATGCGGTGGACGGCTTCGGCATGTTCGTGACCCTGTTGGGTCTGGTGACCAACCTGGGGATCGGTTCGCTGCAAGTGTCGTCGGGGCTGGAAAACCTGTTCGGCATGGAACACAGCAACACTAACCTGCTGATCGTGATCATCGTGATGAGCACCGTGGCGACCATTGCTGCCGTGTCGGGCGTGGAAAACGGCATCCGTCGTCTGTCCAACCTCAACATCGTGCTGTTCAGCGGCCTGCTGATTTTCGTGCTGCTGTTCGGCCCGACCCTGCACCTGCTCAACGGCTTCGTGCAGAACGTCGGCGACTACTTGAACGGCGTGGTGCTGAAGACCTTCGACCTTTACGTGTACGAAGGCGACAGTGAGAAGTCCGACCGTTGGTTGGGCCTGTGGACCCTGTTCTACTGGGCCTGGTGGATTTCCTGGGCACCGTTCGTTGGCATGTTCATCGCGCGTATTTCCCGTGGTCGCACGGTGCGTGAACTGGTGGCGGGTGTGCTGCTGATCCCGCTGGGCTTCACCCTGGCGTGGCTGTCGATCTTCGGTAACTCGGCCCTGGATCTGGTGATGAACCACGGGGCCGTGGAGCTCGGAAAGACCGCACTGGAACAGCCATCCATGGCGATCTACCAGTTGCTGGAACATTACCCCGCGTCGAAAGTAGTGATCGGCGTGTCGATCTTCGTCGGCTTCGTGCTGTTCCTGACCCCGGCGGATTCCGGTGCTGTAATGATGGCCAACCTGTCGTGCAAGGGCGGCAACGTCGACGAAGACGCTCCACACTGGCTGCGGATTTTCTGGTCGGTAGTGATCACCCTGGTGACCATCGGCTTGCTGTTTGCCGGCAACTTCGAAGCCATGCAAACCATGGTGGTGCTGGCGGGACTGCCGTTCTCGGTGGTGCTGGTGTTCTTCATGTTCGGCTTGCACAAGGCCATGCGCCAGGATGTGCAGATCGAACAGGAGCAAGCGCAGTTGGCGGAACGTGGCCGTCGTGGTTTCAGCGAGCGTTTGACTCAACTGGATCTGCAACCGAGCCAATCGGTAGTGCAGCGTTTCATGGACAAGCAGGTGAGCCCGGCATTGGAAGATGCGACGGCGCAGATGCGTGCGCAAGGTCTGGAAGTGCAGACGTTGCTCGGCAAGTCCAAGCGTTGCATGGGCGTGCGCGTGGAGATGGAAGAGGGCAACCCTTTCGTCTACGAAGTGAGCCTGGATGGCTATCTGGCCACGCCGACCGAGTCTGTTCAATCCGATGAGGCGCGTCAGCGTTTCTATCGTGCCGAGGTGTACCTGCACAACGGCAGCCAGGACTACGACTTGATGGGCTTCACCCAGGATCAGATCACCCGTGATGTGCTCGATCAGTTTGAAAGCCATCGGCAGCTCCTTGGCCGGGTTTATAGCTGA
- the betI gene encoding transcriptional regulator BetI, which produces MPKVGMQPIRRQQLIEATLQAVDQVGMGDASIALIARLAGVSNGIISHYFQDKNGLIAATMRYLMTALSESVTARRQALADDSPRAHLQVIIEGNFDASQVNGPAMKTWLAFWATSMHQPSLHRLQRINDHRLYSNLCCQFRRVLALDDARSAARGLAALIDGLWLRGALSGDAFDTGQAQQIAYEYMDIQLAKRVS; this is translated from the coding sequence ATGCCCAAGGTCGGTATGCAACCCATCCGTCGTCAGCAATTGATCGAAGCCACATTGCAGGCAGTCGATCAGGTCGGAATGGGGGACGCCAGCATTGCGCTGATCGCCCGTTTGGCCGGTGTCTCGAATGGCATCATCAGTCACTACTTTCAGGACAAGAATGGCCTGATCGCCGCCACGATGCGGTATCTGATGACCGCCCTCAGCGAGAGCGTCACCGCGCGCCGTCAGGCGCTGGCAGATGACAGCCCACGGGCGCATCTGCAGGTGATCATCGAAGGCAACTTCGACGCCAGCCAGGTCAATGGCCCGGCAATGAAAACCTGGCTGGCCTTCTGGGCCACCAGCATGCACCAGCCGTCTTTGCACAGGTTGCAGCGGATCAACGATCACCGTCTGTATTCCAACCTGTGCTGCCAGTTCCGCCGCGTGCTGGCGCTCGATGATGCGCGCAGCGCCGCCCGCGGCCTGGCAGCGTTGATCGACGGTTTGTGGTTGCGCGGCGCGCTGTCGGGAGACGCTTTCGACACCGGGCAGGCGCAACAGATCGCTTACGAATACATGGATATCCAATTGGCCAAGCGGGTGAGTTAG